One window from the genome of Rhodobacteraceae bacterium S2214 encodes:
- a CDS encoding sigma-54 dependent transcriptional regulator — MNKAMKIAIVDDEKDMRQSISQWLALSGFDTETYASAEDALKGLSPDFPGIVVSDIKMPGMDGMQFLKKLKGVDSSLPVIMITGHGDVPMAVEAMRVGAFDFLEKPFNPDRMTELAKRATTARRLTLDNRALRRELSDGTAIIKKLIGQSPVMERLKEDILDLGQADGHVLIEGETGTGKTLVAHALHAVGARASKTFSLISCSAFDEDSLGRRLFGPADEGEPIPAIEAARGGTLVLEDVEALSDKLQARLLTAINEQGTPAETRIVAICNLQEQDKTCESVLRPDLFYRLAALRITVPPLRQRGEDILTLFTRLGEQFADEYGCDAPEVTAQEAAQLLQAPWPGNVRQLINVAERAVLQNRRGSGSIASLLMSDTEEMKPVMTTEGKPLKEFVEAFERMLIDNTMRRHKGSIVAVMDELCLPRRTLNEKMAKYGLQRSDYLAA; from the coding sequence ATGAACAAGGCTATGAAGATTGCCATTGTGGATGATGAAAAAGATATGCGGCAGTCGATTTCCCAGTGGCTTGCGCTATCTGGCTTCGACACCGAAACATACGCCAGCGCCGAAGATGCGCTGAAAGGCCTGTCGCCTGATTTCCCGGGGATTGTTGTCAGTGACATCAAGATGCCTGGCATGGACGGGATGCAGTTTCTGAAGAAGCTGAAGGGCGTCGATAGCAGCTTGCCTGTGATCATGATCACAGGTCACGGCGATGTGCCGATGGCTGTTGAGGCGATGCGCGTCGGTGCGTTTGATTTCTTGGAAAAGCCATTCAACCCTGACCGGATGACGGAACTGGCAAAACGGGCCACGACGGCACGCCGTTTGACGTTGGACAACCGTGCATTGCGCCGTGAATTGTCTGATGGGACCGCGATTATCAAGAAACTAATTGGTCAGTCGCCTGTGATGGAACGTTTGAAAGAAGACATTCTTGATCTGGGCCAAGCCGACGGCCATGTGTTGATCGAAGGCGAGACGGGGACCGGTAAAACACTCGTCGCTCATGCTCTGCATGCTGTTGGTGCCCGCGCGTCCAAGACGTTTAGCCTGATTTCATGTTCTGCTTTTGACGAAGACAGTCTTGGCCGTCGCCTGTTTGGTCCTGCCGATGAAGGTGAACCGATCCCCGCGATTGAAGCCGCCCGTGGTGGCACATTGGTGCTGGAAGACGTTGAAGCGTTGTCCGACAAACTGCAGGCTCGTCTTTTGACTGCCATTAACGAGCAAGGCACGCCTGCGGAAACGCGCATTGTCGCGATTTGTAACCTGCAAGAGCAGGACAAGACTTGCGAAAGCGTGCTGCGGCCTGATTTGTTCTATCGCCTTGCTGCCCTGCGGATCACAGTCCCACCACTGCGCCAGCGCGGCGAAGATATTTTGACGTTGTTCACACGTCTGGGCGAACAATTTGCAGATGAATACGGGTGTGACGCGCCAGAGGTGACAGCCCAAGAAGCCGCGCAGCTGTTGCAGGCGCCTTGGCCGGGCAATGTGCGCCAGTTGATCAACGTGGCAGAACGGGCCGTGTTGCAGAACCGTCGTGGGTCCGGATCAATTGCATCGCTTTTGATGTCGGACACTGAAGAAATGAAGCCGGTGATGACGACTGAAGGCAAGCCGCTGAAAGAGTTTGTCGAAGCGTTCGAGCGGATGCTGATCGACAACACGATGCGCCGCCATAAGGGGTCTATCGTCGCGGTGATGGACGAGCTGTGTCTGCCGCGCCGGACGTTGAACGAAAAGATGGCGAAATACGGGCTGCAACGGTCGGATTATCTGGCTGCGTAA
- a CDS encoding Rne/Rng family ribonuclease, with translation MPKKMLIDATHAEETRVVVVDGNKVEEFDFESQFKRQLAGNIYLAKVTRVEPSLQAAFVDYGGNRHGFLAFSEIHPDYYQIPVADREALLAEEKAYAESLKAEAEAQDEEKPKPKRRRRSRAKASETVSDDAVATAEVASDDSGAEVAGMETIDLEEGDEGSSPMELVAETPVETPSADEDAADDAATGDADAVVALEDTPAETVEEAADDASSDDEDDAPKGKDATSKDDSIESVAEEDDTDEVRPVRKPRPKRYKIQEVVKVRQILLIQVVKEERGNKGAALTTYLSLAGRYCVLMPNTARGGGISRKITNAADRKKLKEIANSMTVPDGAGLIIRTAGSQRTKAEIKRDYEYLQRMWEQIRELTMKSIAPAKIYEEGDLIKRSIRDLYNKDIDEVIVAGDEGYKTAKTFMKMIMPSHAKNVKHYGEQLPLYARYQVETYLGGMFNPTVQLPSGGYIVIGITEALVAIDVNSGRATKEGSIEQTALKTNLEAADEVARQLRLRDLAGLIVIDFIDMDERRNNIAVEKRMKDKLKTDRARIQVGRISGFGLMEMSRQRLRPGMLEATTQMCSHCHGTGLLRSDDNVSLSILRALEEEGTRGRSKEVLVRAPIAIANFLMNGKREHIGDIEARHGMSVRIECDMSLTSPDFAIEKFKTATRVVPEAAAPVVGSSVIMDDDDDLELLGMTDEDETEVTAEAETETSTEDQPKRKRRRRRRRRGGGGNADGQNGETQNAEGQTEGTTDGEAKPADAPSEDAEAANDDAADAPVAEGDAEVKEKPKRTRTRRSRKKAEEPVAADAPVAEETAVAEDAPAEVATTEAAPAEEPVAEEKPKPKRRSRAKKAAPVAEEAATEEVAATEDAPAAEEKPKPKRRSRAKKPAAAVAEEAPNAEAPVASEEAPATEAPKAEAPAEPAAAEPAPAPEPAPEPAPEPTPEPVAETKADEPEKPKRKGWWSLGR, from the coding sequence ATGCCAAAGAAAATGCTAATCGATGCAACACACGCGGAAGAAACCCGCGTTGTTGTCGTAGACGGAAACAAAGTAGAGGAGTTTGATTTCGAGAGCCAGTTCAAGCGTCAGCTTGCTGGGAACATCTATCTAGCCAAAGTGACACGGGTTGAACCGTCGTTGCAGGCTGCTTTTGTTGACTACGGTGGGAACCGTCACGGTTTCCTCGCGTTCTCTGAAATCCACCCTGACTATTACCAAATCCCTGTAGCTGATCGCGAAGCACTGCTTGCGGAAGAAAAAGCCTATGCCGAAAGCCTGAAGGCCGAAGCCGAAGCGCAGGACGAAGAAAAGCCAAAACCAAAACGTCGCCGCCGTAGTCGTGCCAAAGCGTCCGAGACTGTATCTGATGATGCAGTGGCAACGGCCGAAGTTGCGTCGGACGATTCCGGCGCAGAAGTCGCGGGCATGGAAACCATTGATCTGGAGGAAGGCGACGAAGGGTCGTCTCCGATGGAATTGGTCGCGGAAACGCCTGTTGAAACGCCATCTGCTGATGAAGACGCGGCGGATGATGCAGCGACTGGTGACGCGGACGCAGTAGTAGCGTTGGAAGATACACCAGCAGAAACTGTTGAAGAGGCCGCGGATGACGCATCCTCTGACGATGAAGATGACGCGCCGAAAGGCAAAGACGCTACGTCCAAAGACGACAGCATCGAAAGCGTCGCTGAGGAAGACGACACCGACGAAGTGCGTCCTGTGCGTAAGCCACGCCCAAAGCGCTACAAAATTCAGGAAGTGGTGAAGGTACGCCAAATTCTGTTGATTCAAGTTGTGAAAGAAGAACGCGGCAACAAGGGCGCTGCCCTGACGACTTACTTGTCACTGGCGGGTCGTTATTGCGTTCTGATGCCAAACACTGCGCGTGGTGGTGGCATTTCGCGTAAGATCACAAACGCTGCCGACCGTAAGAAGCTGAAAGAAATCGCAAATTCCATGACCGTGCCTGACGGGGCGGGTCTGATCATCCGGACTGCGGGTTCCCAGCGGACCAAGGCCGAGATCAAGCGTGACTACGAATACCTGCAGCGTATGTGGGAACAGATCCGCGAACTGACGATGAAATCTATCGCCCCTGCGAAGATTTACGAAGAAGGCGATCTGATCAAGCGGTCGATTCGCGATCTGTATAACAAAGACATCGACGAAGTGATTGTCGCGGGCGACGAAGGCTACAAAACAGCCAAGACGTTCATGAAAATGATCATGCCGTCCCACGCCAAGAACGTGAAGCATTACGGCGAACAATTGCCGCTGTATGCGCGTTATCAGGTCGAAACTTACCTTGGCGGTATGTTCAACCCGACGGTTCAATTGCCATCTGGCGGTTACATCGTGATCGGGATCACAGAGGCGCTTGTCGCGATCGACGTGAACTCTGGCCGTGCGACCAAAGAAGGCTCGATCGAGCAAACAGCGCTGAAGACCAACCTGGAAGCGGCCGATGAAGTGGCCCGTCAGTTGCGTCTGCGTGACCTTGCTGGTCTGATCGTGATCGACTTCATCGATATGGACGAACGCCGCAACAACATCGCCGTTGAAAAGCGGATGAAAGACAAGTTGAAGACGGATCGCGCCCGTATTCAGGTCGGTCGGATTTCAGGCTTTGGTCTGATGGAAATGTCGCGTCAGCGTCTGCGTCCGGGGATGCTGGAAGCAACAACACAGATGTGTTCGCATTGTCACGGGACAGGCCTGCTGCGGTCTGACGACAACGTATCACTGTCGATCCTGCGTGCGCTGGAAGAAGAAGGCACACGCGGTCGGTCGAAAGAAGTTCTGGTACGTGCGCCTATCGCCATTGCCAACTTCTTGATGAACGGCAAACGTGAACATATCGGCGATATCGAAGCCCGCCACGGCATGTCCGTGCGGATCGAATGCGATATGTCACTGACATCGCCCGACTTCGCGATTGAGAAGTTCAAGACAGCGACACGTGTTGTGCCAGAAGCGGCCGCACCTGTCGTCGGATCATCCGTGATCATGGACGACGATGACGATCTCGAACTGCTCGGTATGACCGACGAGGACGAAACGGAGGTCACCGCAGAGGCAGAGACTGAAACGTCGACTGAGGATCAACCAAAACGCAAACGGCGTCGGCGTCGTCGGCGTCGGGGTGGCGGCGGAAACGCAGACGGCCAGAACGGCGAGACGCAAAACGCTGAGGGCCAAACCGAAGGTACGACTGACGGGGAAGCTAAACCTGCGGATGCGCCGTCAGAAGATGCTGAAGCGGCCAACGACGATGCTGCGGATGCGCCTGTGGCTGAGGGTGACGCAGAGGTAAAAGAGAAACCGAAGCGGACACGTACGCGCAGGTCGCGTAAGAAGGCTGAAGAACCAGTTGCGGCAGACGCACCAGTTGCAGAAGAAACTGCTGTGGCGGAAGACGCGCCAGCCGAGGTTGCGACGACTGAGGCGGCGCCAGCTGAAGAGCCGGTTGCGGAAGAAAAGCCAAAGCCAAAACGTCGGAGCCGTGCGAAGAAAGCGGCACCAGTGGCGGAAGAGGCGGCGACTGAAGAGGTGGCAGCGACTGAAGATGCGCCAGCCGCTGAAGAAAAGCCAAAACCGAAGCGGCGGTCACGGGCGAAAAAACCTGCGGCAGCGGTTGCAGAAGAAGCGCCAAATGCTGAGGCACCAGTTGCTTCGGAAGAAGCTCCGGCGACTGAAGCACCAAAGGCTGAAGCACCCGCCGAGCCAGCAGCGGCTGAACCCGCGCCTGCGCCAGAGCCCGCACCGGAACCGGCACCTGAGCCAACGCCAGAGCCGGTTGCTGAGACTAAGGCGGATGAGCCCGAAAAACCAAAGCGTAAAGGCTGGTGGTCATTGGGACGCTAA
- the purS gene encoding phosphoribosylformylglycinamidine synthase subunit PurS — translation MKARVHVMLKNGVLDPQGAAVKHALGALGFAGVEDVRQGKVIELELADGTSEATIGEMCEKLLANTVIESYRVEVL, via the coding sequence ATGAAAGCCCGTGTACATGTGATGTTGAAAAACGGTGTTTTGGACCCGCAGGGGGCTGCTGTGAAGCACGCGCTTGGTGCGTTGGGTTTTGCTGGTGTTGAAGATGTCCGTCAGGGCAAAGTGATCGAGCTGGAATTGGCAGACGGCACATCAGAGGCCACAATCGGCGAGATGTGTGAAAAGCTGCTCGCGAACACTGTGATCGAAAGCTACCGCGTCGAGGTGCTCTGA
- a CDS encoding cytochrome c biogenesis protein CcdA, with translation MLEADLILDATLLPAIIIAMSAGLLSFLSPCVLPIVPPYLAYMGGVSMGEMDEDRAARRRVLLAAAFFVLGLSTVFLLLGFAFSALGRTFLQFQDWFLLIAGIVVMIFGAHFVGVFRIGFLDREARVDIGDKGGSAMGAYILGLAFAFGWTPCLGPILGTILGLAASEADVARGTVLLAFYALGLGIPFLLVAAFFPRLKGVMGWMKRHMGRIERTSGLLLWTVGLMMITGQFAAMSYWMLEAFPALANFG, from the coding sequence ATGCTCGAAGCTGATCTGATCCTAGACGCCACGCTTTTGCCTGCGATTATCATTGCGATGTCGGCGGGCCTGTTGTCGTTTTTATCACCCTGCGTTTTGCCAATTGTGCCGCCATATCTGGCCTACATGGGCGGCGTGTCGATGGGCGAGATGGACGAAGATCGCGCGGCGCGGCGGCGGGTTCTGTTAGCGGCCGCATTTTTCGTTCTGGGGCTTTCTACGGTCTTCCTGCTGCTTGGGTTCGCGTTTTCCGCGCTTGGGCGCACGTTCCTGCAATTCCAAGATTGGTTCTTGTTGATCGCGGGTATCGTCGTGATGATTTTCGGGGCGCATTTCGTGGGCGTCTTCCGGATTGGTTTTCTTGATCGCGAGGCCCGCGTGGATATTGGTGACAAGGGTGGATCCGCGATGGGCGCATACATTCTTGGTCTCGCCTTCGCGTTCGGCTGGACACCTTGTCTGGGGCCGATACTTGGCACCATCCTTGGGCTCGCAGCGTCTGAGGCGGATGTCGCGCGTGGCACGGTCCTGCTGGCTTTCTACGCGCTTGGTCTTGGTATTCCGTTTCTGCTCGTTGCTGCGTTTTTCCCGCGTCTGAAAGGCGTGATGGGCTGGATGAAGCGCCATATGGGCCGGATCGAACGGACGTCTGGCCTATTATTGTGGACTGTTGGTCTGATGATGATCACGGGTCAATTCGCTGCGATGAGCTATTGGATGCTGGAAGCTTTCCCTGCCTTAGCCAACTTCGGCTAA
- the purQ gene encoding phosphoribosylformylglycinamidine synthase subunit PurQ, with amino-acid sequence MRAAVIVFPGSNCDRDMAVALKAAGADVSMVWHKDAALPEGVDLVAVPGGFSFGDYLRCGAIAAQSPVSQAIVKHVERGGYALGVCNGFQVLTETGLLPGALMRNAGLKFLCKTVGLQVATANSAFTEGYAAGDVVDYPIAHHDGNYTTDPETLAALKDQDRIAFTYAQNPNGSLADIAGVLSENRRVLGMMPHPERAVDAAHGGTDGKALFTGLLGQLTAA; translated from the coding sequence ATGCGCGCGGCCGTTATTGTTTTTCCAGGGTCTAACTGCGATCGGGATATGGCTGTCGCTTTGAAAGCGGCGGGCGCGGACGTCAGCATGGTGTGGCACAAAGATGCGGCCTTGCCTGAGGGTGTCGATTTGGTCGCTGTACCGGGTGGGTTTTCGTTTGGCGATTACCTGCGCTGTGGTGCCATTGCCGCCCAAAGCCCCGTGTCCCAAGCCATCGTGAAACACGTAGAACGCGGCGGTTACGCGCTTGGCGTCTGTAACGGGTTTCAGGTTCTGACAGAAACGGGATTGTTGCCGGGTGCCTTGATGCGCAATGCCGGTCTGAAGTTTCTATGCAAAACTGTTGGCCTTCAGGTCGCGACTGCAAATTCCGCTTTCACCGAAGGGTATGCCGCAGGCGATGTCGTTGATTATCCAATCGCGCATCACGACGGCAACTACACGACGGACCCAGAAACGCTGGCTGCACTGAAAGACCAAGACCGGATTGCGTTCACCTATGCGCAGAACCCGAACGGGTCACTTGCCGACATCGCGGGTGTTTTGTCCGAGAACCGTCGCGTTCTGGGCATGATGCCGCATCCTGAACGCGCTGTTGATGCTGCACACGGTGGTACGGACGGCAAAGCGTTGTTCACGGGGCTGCTTGGGCAATTGACCGCCGCGTGA
- a CDS encoding sulfurtransferase TusA family protein, translating into MTTPDQTLDALGLLCPLPVLKARKRLSGMASGAVLEMVADDPAAVIDVPHFCAETGHTLLDQNDADGVLTFIIRRK; encoded by the coding sequence ATGACAACACCTGATCAAACCCTTGATGCGCTCGGATTGCTGTGTCCGCTGCCGGTCCTGAAAGCCCGCAAACGCCTGTCTGGTATGGCCTCTGGCGCTGTTCTGGAAATGGTCGCGGACGACCCAGCTGCAGTGATAGATGTACCGCATTTCTGCGCTGAGACGGGTCATACCCTGCTTGATCAAAACGATGCCGACGGCGTGCTGACGTTCATCATCCGCCGCAAGTGA
- a CDS encoding phosphoribosylaminoimidazolesuccinocarboxamide synthase, translating into MARRKLVYEGKAKILYEGPEPGTYVQYFKDDATAFNAEKKAVIEGKGVLNNRLSEYFMNGLTQIGVPTHFIKRLNMREQLIRQVEVIPLEVIVRNFAAGSMAKRLGLQEGMALPRPIVEFSYKDDSLGDPLVPEEYIAAFGWASQQEMDDIVSMALRVNDFLSGTMYGVGIKLIDFKIEIGRVFDSEFPRLVVADEISPDSCRLWDIESGQKLDKDVFRQDLGDLADAYTEVAKRLGVLPSNVTHAPTKPTLIN; encoded by the coding sequence ATGGCACGTCGCAAACTGGTTTACGAAGGCAAAGCAAAAATTCTGTACGAAGGCCCAGAGCCGGGCACGTATGTTCAGTATTTTAAGGACGATGCCACCGCTTTTAATGCTGAAAAGAAAGCCGTGATCGAAGGTAAAGGCGTGTTAAATAACCGCCTTTCCGAATATTTCATGAACGGGTTGACCCAGATCGGTGTCCCCACACATTTTATCAAACGCCTGAATATGCGCGAACAATTGATCCGCCAGGTTGAGGTCATTCCTTTGGAAGTGATCGTGCGCAACTTTGCCGCAGGGTCGATGGCCAAGCGTCTGGGTCTGCAAGAAGGCATGGCGCTGCCGCGTCCGATTGTCGAATTTTCTTACAAAGACGATTCCCTTGGTGATCCGTTGGTCCCTGAAGAATACATCGCGGCCTTTGGTTGGGCATCTCAGCAAGAGATGGACGATATCGTAAGCATGGCGCTGCGCGTCAACGATTTCCTGTCTGGCACGATGTACGGTGTTGGGATCAAGCTGATCGACTTCAAAATCGAAATCGGTCGTGTCTTTGACAGTGAATTCCCCCGCTTAGTTGTCGCCGACGAGATCAGCCCTGATAGTTGCCGTCTGTGGGACATCGAGAGCGGTCAGAAGCTGGACAAGGACGTGTTCCGTCAGGATCTGGGCGATTTGGCCGATGCTTACACTGAAGTTGCCAAGCGTTTGGGCGTTTTGCCATCCAACGTGACCCACGCCCCAACAAAACCGACACTCATCAACTGA
- a CDS encoding DUF1476 domain-containing protein: protein MSSMKDRENAFENKFAHDAEMQFKADARRNKLLGLWAAGLLGKNGDDAAAYASEVVKSDFEEAGHEDVFRKVSGDLGDKADEATIRAKMEELMAEAKAQLVDEV, encoded by the coding sequence ATGTCCAGCATGAAAGACCGCGAAAACGCATTTGAAAACAAATTCGCACATGACGCAGAAATGCAGTTCAAAGCGGACGCTCGCCGCAACAAACTGCTCGGGCTTTGGGCCGCAGGTTTGCTGGGCAAAAACGGTGACGACGCGGCGGCATATGCCAGCGAAGTGGTGAAGTCCGATTTTGAAGAAGCCGGTCACGAAGACGTTTTCCGCAAAGTATCCGGCGATCTCGGCGACAAAGCCGACGAAGCGACAATTCGCGCCAAAATGGAAGAGCTGATGGCAGAAGCCAAAGCCCAGCTCGTTGACGAAGTTTAA
- a CDS encoding sensor histidine kinase, which produces MTQAAAAPKTKRSDRWFFRIAVVGVCLLAVVVITVTNSLLTQRFTASTNTRAEVRLTLYVASLMSELQRNSIVPQLLARDPELTTALQDRNYSLSTQRLLSFVDEIGAASLMLLDRDGRTVAATDRNKIAEIHKTEPYFVNALRSNTTTFTVTERDEGGYIFVYSRKVEAAGTVLGVITVEVDMAKLERGWAGVSDAVFVTTSQGEIILATEPRWRGLQETEALARQSAPSAIQRALQATQDWADPPIDIYLGGEAVLRREIRVPFQGWRMVSFTTYSSVREKVNGVLALEVMGFAILLALMFWLSNRQTTSRLIFFQRESAELRALNARLQREIAEREKVEKTLEVAEQTLAQSSKLAALGEMSAAVSHELNQPLAAMKTYLAGARLLLQRKRPDEALSSFQRIDDLIDRMGAITRQLKSYARKGADAFEPVDTRAAVSSALAMMEPQLKTRDVDITRTLPSEPVMIMGDRLRLEQVIINLLRNALDATKLSDDPAIEIILAAGDTVSLTVRDNGQGIDDLDELFEPFYTTKEPGDGVGLGLAISSGIVNDLGGRLTARNAVAGGAVFEVQLPIYKEHVAAAE; this is translated from the coding sequence ATGACGCAAGCTGCTGCCGCACCTAAGACAAAAAGATCTGACCGCTGGTTCTTCCGCATTGCCGTTGTTGGCGTGTGTTTGCTGGCGGTTGTGGTCATTACGGTCACGAACAGTCTGTTGACCCAACGCTTTACGGCGAGCACAAACACGCGCGCCGAAGTCCGGTTGACGCTATACGTCGCCAGTCTGATGAGCGAGCTGCAGCGCAATTCTATCGTGCCGCAGCTTTTGGCGCGTGATCCAGAGCTGACGACGGCTTTGCAAGATCGCAATTATTCCTTGTCCACCCAGCGCCTGTTGTCGTTTGTTGACGAAATCGGTGCGGCGTCTTTGATGCTTTTGGACCGCGATGGCCGCACGGTTGCGGCGACGGATCGTAATAAAATCGCAGAAATCCACAAAACAGAGCCGTATTTTGTGAATGCCCTGCGGAGCAATACAACCACCTTTACCGTCACGGAACGTGACGAAGGCGGCTATATTTTTGTCTATTCCCGCAAAGTAGAAGCGGCCGGTACCGTTTTGGGCGTGATCACCGTTGAGGTCGACATGGCGAAGCTGGAACGCGGTTGGGCAGGGGTGTCTGACGCTGTTTTTGTGACCACCAGTCAGGGCGAGATTATCCTTGCGACAGAACCGCGTTGGCGGGGTTTGCAAGAAACGGAAGCACTGGCCCGTCAATCGGCCCCGTCCGCGATCCAGCGTGCGTTACAAGCGACCCAAGATTGGGCTGATCCGCCGATTGATATCTATCTGGGGGGCGAGGCCGTTCTGCGCCGCGAAATCCGCGTGCCGTTCCAAGGTTGGCGCATGGTCAGTTTCACAACTTACAGTTCGGTCCGCGAAAAGGTGAACGGGGTTCTGGCGCTCGAAGTCATGGGATTCGCGATCCTGTTGGCGCTGATGTTCTGGCTGTCGAACCGCCAGACGACGTCACGGTTGATCTTTTTCCAACGCGAGTCGGCAGAGTTGCGCGCACTGAACGCAAGGCTGCAGCGGGAAATTGCCGAACGCGAAAAGGTCGAAAAGACGCTGGAAGTGGCGGAACAGACGCTCGCGCAATCGTCCAAATTGGCAGCACTCGGCGAGATGTCGGCGGCCGTGTCCCACGAGTTAAACCAGCCGCTCGCCGCGATGAAGACATACCTCGCAGGTGCCCGTCTTTTGCTGCAACGCAAACGCCCCGATGAGGCGCTGTCGTCCTTCCAGCGGATCGACGATTTGATCGACCGGATGGGTGCGATCACACGTCAGCTGAAATCTTACGCCCGCAAAGGTGCCGATGCCTTTGAACCCGTTGATACAAGGGCTGCGGTGTCGTCTGCGCTTGCGATGATGGAACCGCAATTGAAAACCCGCGACGTCGATATCACCCGTACTTTGCCGTCTGAACCGGTGATGATCATGGGCGACCGGCTGCGTTTGGAACAGGTGATTATCAACCTGTTGCGCAACGCGCTGGACGCCACCAAATTGTCCGATGATCCGGCGATTGAAATCATCCTTGCCGCTGGTGACACCGTTAGTTTGACGGTCCGCGATAACGGGCAGGGGATTGATGACTTGGATGAATTGTTCGAGCCATTCTACACCACAAAAGAGCCGGGTGACGGCGTGGGCTTGGGGCTTGCGATCTCTTCCGGGATCGTAAACGACCTAGGTGGACGGCTGACTGCGCGCAATGCAGTGGCCGGGGGGGCTGTTTTTGAGGTGCAGCTCCCTATCTATAAAGAACACGTTGCTGCGGCAGAATAA